In bacterium, one DNA window encodes the following:
- a CDS encoding lipoate--protein ligase family protein gives MHWRYLPFGTFTGEHNMSLDRQLLDDLQSGKSETPTLRFYCWDRPTISLGTNQTAEEVVIPDQIQRLNYGLVTRPTGGRALLHKGDICYAIIANRKSHPAFFSLTSTYRAIAQSIAAMLASLGINTTELPQTGTPARSNLNPCFAMLNPFEVTVRGRKICGSAQFRTGDFFLQHGSVRIFDNWNESDLCSLWPEGHRLDSSQITSIELETQSRPVINDVVSAFEQAIRDSFAVSFDDE, from the coding sequence ATGCACTGGCGCTACCTTCCATTTGGAACTTTCACCGGCGAACACAATATGTCGCTCGACCGCCAGTTGCTCGATGACCTCCAATCCGGCAAATCCGAAACTCCGACACTCCGCTTCTACTGCTGGGACCGACCGACAATTAGTCTCGGCACCAATCAAACTGCCGAAGAAGTCGTCATCCCCGATCAAATTCAACGCCTCAACTACGGACTGGTAACCCGGCCGACCGGTGGAAGAGCGCTTCTCCACAAGGGCGACATCTGCTATGCAATCATCGCCAATCGCAAAAGTCATCCCGCGTTCTTCTCGCTTACGAGCACATACCGCGCCATTGCCCAGTCCATAGCCGCAATGCTTGCGTCGCTCGGTATCAATACAACCGAATTGCCGCAAACCGGTACTCCGGCCCGGAGCAACCTAAATCCATGTTTTGCAATGCTTAACCCGTTTGAAGTTACAGTCCGCGGACGCAAAATCTGCGGCAGCGCTCAGTTTCGTACCGGCGACTTCTTTCTTCAGCACGGTTCTGTCCGCATCTTCGACAACTGGAACGAATCCGATCTCTGCTCCCTTTGGCCCGAAGGTCACCGTCTCGACTCAAGCCAAATCACCTCGATCGAACTCGAAACTCAGAGTCGACCGGTCATCAATGACGTCGTTTCAGCCTTCGAACAGGCAATTCGAGACAGCTTCGCCGTGTCATTCGACGACGAATGA
- a CDS encoding sigma 54-interacting transcriptional regulator, with the protein MSSRIGNALTETADKLKFIQSLISENKFVEAKLEIGTLAPIIAQEPNSVIAGEYYYLQAAIEIHQKPPLEVLSLARRAYSIVSNTAENLIIGRIQALIGKLYVALGDLGSGEAFIRDAISSFRRIDNDSELTSCYNKLAQIYFIRGEFKQSDKFLSESIDYLKKTESVSETALVRARGNRARIQILLGEWNQAHATLVECVEFCRHTDGGPSLAKNLLSLGYVLYLREEFTEARSVLEQSYDVIRKHDLLRERSIYHEYMGELLHAMGDSRMARQHYAYALEIGNRIAPESAIISQTERRLAELEYFSGNYALALDHANRGLEVANHVGEVVETASCKKILGALEAANGRYVQAVALFEEAVATLELTGELRELAYAYFTAGKALLKSPEFHKKALSYLNQSVRLANQLPITWLKIHAHFQLCQLEFESRNYDEALKYLAHCESLSAKYQDDRSIEECRIMRLAIEDDMVDAGLSNDNEYSFFSSFLTAAEYGSLKSGSLEDTLKVLRNKIGGHRAFIFSYDTHQHSFETLASIDFEPTTLAKVAKSLANGRGGSLPLDRPLLVTHLGGDRKRMFDYLMLNSESVGAFISLPIQLSEEVSGLVYIDKDDPAASGFTKANLDFAIAFSDILGFKSSEEQKRRLTQDNRRLKDQLQKQLAFPNIITASHDVLDILDRVMQVKDSPISIQIEGETGTGKDLLAKAIHYNSNRKDRRFISVNCAALPETLLESELFGYKRGAFTGAEGEKVGLFEEADGGTFFLDEIGDMPLSIQVKLLRVIEEKEVVRLGETFPRKVDVRVISATNKDLRELMDLGQFRQDLYYRLSTFAFRLPPLRERREDIPLLIKHFLAKLDAEVKIEPEAFNCLADFDWPGNVRELENELKKLVLLSGDRKVISSYMISRRITEQTRSESPDHSTQNGSFSLYEHLGRLEREYILKALRNSKWVKKHAAELLAIPESTLRLKMKQYHLAQE; encoded by the coding sequence GCTGACAAACTTAAGTTTATCCAATCGCTAATCAGCGAAAACAAGTTTGTTGAAGCCAAGTTAGAAATAGGGACACTTGCGCCCATAATTGCGCAAGAGCCTAACTCTGTCATTGCCGGAGAATACTACTACCTCCAAGCCGCGATTGAGATTCATCAAAAACCGCCGTTGGAAGTCCTTTCACTCGCACGCAGAGCCTACTCGATAGTCTCCAATACAGCTGAGAACTTGATCATTGGCCGCATCCAGGCGCTCATCGGCAAACTTTATGTCGCGCTCGGCGACCTTGGTTCCGGCGAGGCCTTTATTCGCGACGCCATCAGTTCTTTCCGCCGAATCGACAACGACAGCGAATTGACCAGCTGTTACAACAAACTCGCACAGATCTATTTCATCCGCGGTGAGTTCAAGCAGTCCGACAAGTTTCTCTCCGAATCTATCGACTATCTCAAGAAGACCGAATCTGTTTCCGAAACGGCACTCGTCCGTGCTCGTGGTAACCGCGCTCGTATCCAGATTCTCCTTGGTGAATGGAATCAAGCTCACGCGACCTTGGTCGAGTGTGTCGAATTTTGCCGCCACACAGACGGCGGGCCGTCTCTTGCCAAGAATCTGCTTTCACTCGGATACGTTCTCTATCTTCGCGAGGAATTCACCGAGGCGCGCAGTGTTCTTGAGCAATCCTACGATGTGATTCGCAAGCATGACCTATTGCGCGAACGCTCGATTTACCACGAATACATGGGTGAGTTATTGCACGCAATGGGCGACAGCCGTATGGCGCGCCAACACTACGCCTATGCTCTGGAAATCGGCAATCGTATCGCTCCCGAAAGTGCCATTATCAGCCAGACCGAACGTCGTCTCGCTGAACTCGAATATTTCTCAGGAAACTATGCACTCGCTTTAGATCACGCCAATCGCGGACTTGAAGTTGCTAACCACGTCGGCGAAGTTGTCGAAACCGCGTCTTGCAAGAAAATCCTCGGCGCTCTTGAAGCCGCTAACGGCAGATATGTACAGGCTGTGGCGCTTTTCGAAGAAGCCGTCGCGACTCTCGAACTAACCGGTGAACTGCGCGAGCTTGCCTATGCTTACTTCACCGCCGGCAAAGCCCTTCTGAAGTCGCCAGAATTTCATAAGAAGGCGCTGTCATACCTTAATCAATCCGTTCGTCTCGCGAATCAGTTGCCAATCACTTGGCTCAAAATTCATGCTCATTTCCAGTTGTGCCAACTTGAATTCGAATCGCGCAATTATGACGAAGCTCTCAAATATCTTGCGCATTGCGAATCGCTCTCTGCGAAATATCAGGATGACCGCTCCATCGAAGAATGCCGCATCATGCGTCTCGCCATCGAAGACGATATGGTTGATGCCGGTCTTTCCAATGATAACGAATACAGCTTTTTCAGCTCATTCCTGACTGCAGCAGAATACGGCAGTCTCAAGAGCGGAAGCCTTGAAGACACTCTCAAAGTCCTCCGCAACAAAATCGGCGGTCATCGCGCTTTCATCTTCTCGTATGACACCCATCAGCATTCGTTCGAGACTTTAGCTTCAATCGACTTTGAACCGACGACTCTTGCTAAGGTCGCCAAATCACTTGCCAATGGCCGCGGCGGTTCCTTGCCGCTTGATCGTCCATTGCTTGTCACTCATCTTGGCGGCGATCGCAAGCGGATGTTCGACTATTTGATGCTCAACTCCGAAAGTGTCGGCGCCTTTATTTCACTGCCGATCCAATTGTCCGAAGAAGTCTCCGGCTTGGTCTACATTGACAAAGATGATCCGGCAGCGTCCGGCTTCACCAAAGCCAATCTTGATTTTGCCATCGCCTTCTCAGATATTCTTGGATTCAAGTCTTCCGAAGAACAGAAGCGTCGCCTCACTCAGGACAATCGACGCCTCAAGGATCAACTCCAGAAACAACTCGCTTTCCCCAATATCATCACGGCCAGTCACGATGTTCTTGATATTCTCGATCGCGTGATGCAAGTCAAGGATTCGCCAATCTCAATTCAGATCGAAGGCGAAACCGGTACCGGCAAAGACCTCTTGGCAAAAGCCATTCACTATAATTCGAACCGCAAAGACCGTCGTTTCATCTCCGTCAATTGCGCCGCTCTTCCCGAAACGCTGCTTGAATCCGAATTGTTCGGTTACAAGCGTGGTGCCTTCACCGGCGCCGAAGGGGAGAAGGTCGGATTGTTCGAAGAGGCCGATGGCGGCACGTTCTTCCTCGATGAAATCGGCGACATGCCGCTTTCAATCCAGGTTAAACTGCTTCGCGTCATCGAAGAAAAAGAAGTCGTTCGCTTGGGCGAAACCTTCCCGCGCAAAGTCGACGTCCGCGTCATTTCTGCGACCAATAAAGACCTGCGCGAACTGATGGACCTCGGACAATTCCGCCAGGACTTGTACTACCGTCTCTCGACATTTGCTTTCCGTCTTCCGCCATTGCGTGAACGCCGCGAGGACATTCCTTTGCTCATAAAGCATTTCCTCGCCAAACTTGATGCCGAGGTCAAAATCGAACCCGAAGCATTCAACTGCTTAGCCGACTTCGATTGGCCCGGCAACGTTCGCGAACTTGAAAACGAACTTAAGAAACTGGTCCTGCTTTCGGGCGACCGCAAAGTCATCTCCAGCTACATGATTTCTCGCCGAATCACTGAGCAAACTCGCAGCGAGTCACCCGACCATTCAACTCAAAATGGCAGCTTCTCTCTGTACGAACACCTCGGCCGCCTCGAACGCGAGTACATTCTCAAAGCTCTGCGCAATTCCAAGTGGGTCAAGAAACACGCCGCCGAACTTCTCGCGATTCCCGAATCGACCTTGCGCCTCAAGATGAAACAATATCATCTCGCCCAAGAATAG